A single window of Leptospira semungkisensis DNA harbors:
- a CDS encoding SDR family NAD(P)-dependent oxidoreductase has translation MDTQLKNKTALVTGSTAGIGLAIAIGLAREGAQVIVNGRTKARVDEAISHIKKEVPNASLLGVEADFSKKEEISSIVSKFPNVDILINNVGIFEPKDFTEIPDEDWFRFFEVNVLSGVRLSKAYLPSMLKKNWGRILFISSESGLQIPSEMIHYGVTKSAQISLSRGLAELTKGTNVTVNSVLPGPTRSEGVEGFLEDLAKQQKTSTDVIEKEFFKNARPTSLLQRFASVEEVANIVTYLSSPLSSATNGAAIRVDGGVVKSAF, from the coding sequence GTGGATACACAATTAAAAAATAAAACAGCTTTAGTAACCGGTTCAACCGCCGGAATAGGACTCGCCATTGCAATCGGTCTAGCGAGAGAAGGCGCCCAGGTCATAGTCAATGGAAGGACCAAGGCAAGAGTGGACGAAGCAATTTCTCATATAAAGAAAGAGGTTCCGAATGCCTCTCTTTTAGGAGTAGAAGCCGACTTCTCTAAAAAAGAGGAAATATCTTCAATCGTATCAAAGTTTCCTAATGTAGATATTCTTATAAATAATGTAGGAATCTTCGAACCCAAAGATTTTACCGAGATCCCTGACGAGGATTGGTTTCGTTTCTTCGAGGTGAATGTTCTGAGCGGAGTCAGATTGTCAAAGGCCTATCTTCCCTCTATGCTGAAAAAGAATTGGGGAAGGATCTTATTCATTTCCAGCGAGTCCGGTTTGCAGATCCCGAGCGAAATGATCCACTATGGAGTCACTAAAAGCGCTCAGATATCCTTGAGCAGAGGTTTAGCGGAGCTTACTAAGGGAACAAATGTAACCGTGAATTCTGTTCTTCCAGGTCCTACTCGTTCCGAAGGAGTAGAAGGATTTTTAGAGGACCTTGCCAAACAGCAAAAAACGAGTACGGATGTGATAGAAAAGGAATTCTTTAAGAATGCACGCCCTACATCTCTGCTACAAAGATTCGCCTCGGTAGAAGAAGTTGCGAATATAGTGACTTATCTTTCTTCTCCTTTGTCTTCCGCAACAAATGGGGCTGCTATCCGAGTGGATGGCGGTGTTGTGAAGTCTGCATTTTAA
- a CDS encoding methylated-DNA--[protein]-cysteine S-methyltransferase codes for MIKAHILPSMVLTSQIETPLGILLAGAVSEGICLLEFTEKERIEMQLARLEKAFDCKIIPGESPFFSVLELQLKEYFEGKRKEFTLPLVIQGSEFQEKVWNALLTVPYGKINSYESQAIFVGDIKSIRAVAKANGENRIAILVPCHRIIGKNGSLTGYGGGLWRKQFLLDLERRNSDAPTLPFFQDE; via the coding sequence ATGATAAAGGCACATATTCTTCCAAGCATGGTGCTTACTTCTCAAATCGAAACTCCTTTAGGCATCCTACTCGCCGGAGCGGTATCAGAAGGGATCTGTCTTTTGGAGTTCACCGAAAAAGAGAGAATTGAAATGCAATTAGCAAGGTTAGAAAAAGCCTTCGATTGCAAGATCATTCCTGGGGAAAGTCCCTTCTTCTCCGTATTAGAACTCCAACTAAAAGAATATTTCGAGGGAAAAAGAAAAGAGTTCACACTTCCACTTGTCATCCAAGGTTCCGAGTTTCAAGAAAAAGTTTGGAACGCTTTACTCACAGTTCCTTACGGAAAGATAAACTCATACGAGTCCCAGGCAATCTTTGTAGGTGATATAAAATCGATACGAGCCGTTGCAAAAGCAAACGGGGAAAATCGGATTGCAATACTTGTGCCTTGCCATAGGATTATCGGCAAGAACGGAAGTCTTACCGGTTACGGAGGAGGACTCTGGAGAAAACAATTTCTATTAGATCTGGAAAGAAGGAATTCGGACGCGCCTACCTTACCCTTCTTCCAAGATGAATAA
- a CDS encoding amidohydrolase family protein: MASTIRRISGRFQDSKSSYTATIELDPNTGLITSVHKNVLIQDPKSDELAFDPQTDTIFAGFGDIHVHAREDESGKHKYKEDFQSAGLAAINGGVIHIADMPNNPIPPTDDTTYAKKRELADHSPIRITLYAGIGPNTKPLHSHVPYKAFMGPSIGELFFYSNEQLENTIRHYKGCNVSFHCEDPEILEQNQEAKYHEDRRPAIAETLATDFALYLIEKYELIGKLCHYSTEEGLQKIIAARKRGVKVTCEATPTHLYFDRSMLNDSNRHWFQMNPPLRGPEDKSALLQGVKDGWIDYLATDHAPHSIEEKLKGTSGISQLDTYALFVTWLHKSAGVSLEKIAEICSENPGSFVREFLPKEYGNGFGRIEEGYCASFTVLDFNAPTTFKKEDIKSKSGWSPFEGVTFPGSIRSVIHLGRRVR, from the coding sequence ATGGCTTCGACAATCCGAAGAATATCGGGAAGATTTCAAGACTCTAAAAGTTCTTATACTGCGACGATTGAACTGGATCCGAATACAGGTTTGATCACTTCAGTACATAAGAATGTACTAATCCAAGATCCCAAGTCGGATGAGTTGGCATTTGATCCTCAAACAGATACTATCTTTGCCGGCTTCGGCGATATTCATGTGCACGCCCGAGAAGACGAATCGGGTAAACATAAATACAAAGAAGATTTTCAATCTGCCGGACTCGCCGCAATCAATGGAGGGGTGATCCATATTGCGGACATGCCGAATAATCCTATTCCTCCCACAGACGATACGACTTACGCAAAGAAGAGAGAACTTGCGGATCATTCTCCCATTCGGATCACATTGTATGCAGGTATCGGTCCGAATACGAAGCCATTGCATTCTCACGTTCCATACAAGGCGTTTATGGGACCTTCTATCGGTGAATTGTTTTTTTATTCCAACGAGCAATTGGAGAATACGATCCGTCATTACAAAGGCTGCAACGTTAGTTTTCATTGCGAGGATCCAGAAATTCTGGAGCAGAATCAGGAGGCAAAATATCATGAGGATCGCAGGCCTGCCATTGCAGAAACCTTAGCTACCGATTTTGCTCTTTATTTAATAGAGAAGTACGAACTGATCGGTAAGCTTTGCCATTATTCTACCGAAGAGGGGCTGCAAAAGATCATAGCCGCTCGAAAGAGAGGAGTAAAGGTCACTTGCGAGGCAACTCCTACTCATTTGTATTTTGATCGCTCCATGTTGAACGATTCGAATCGTCATTGGTTTCAAATGAATCCTCCTCTTCGCGGGCCGGAAGATAAAAGCGCATTGTTGCAAGGGGTAAAGGACGGTTGGATCGATTACTTGGCAACGGATCATGCTCCTCATTCTATAGAAGAAAAGTTAAAAGGGACTTCTGGAATTTCTCAGTTAGATACCTACGCTTTATTCGTGACTTGGCTGCATAAATCGGCGGGAGTTTCTTTGGAGAAGATTGCGGAGATCTGTTCTGAGAATCCCGGAAGTTTTGTAAGAGAGTTCTTGCCCAAAGAATATGGAAACGGTTTCGGAAGGATCGAAGAAGGGTACTGCGCAAGCTTTACCGTGCTCGATTTCAATGCTCCAACTACATTCAAAAAAGAAGATATTAAGAGCAAGAGTGGCTGGTCTCCTTTTGAGGGAGTTACTTTTCCAGGAAGTATTCGCTCTGTTATTCATCTTGGAAGAAGGGTAAGGTAG
- a CDS encoding tetratricopeptide repeat protein, with amino-acid sequence MAVLTFASVSYLTGFILSGLCAFFLLYRREKLETTQHLGWVFLYCALLQFSFLIGTSVYHPLSFLHRWVSLPSAFLIFSHLSIYFFLLNPQATVRTGRILLGAGYFLALAILILHIVGTIFTKPVYDFSGGVFDVVRKTDEKIIAWIAIVYLFSILIFGVWRSFEAHRLDVRLMALSVWVPFLLLLGTTILYHFKEIAFPIDRAVALSFWNPIFLIALFLAWLIHLRASGEAFSLRSPILLGIVLLLLFVFQGSSWLFLQPGLDSFGDTVRERLKAQDLSSDSYSLTAQNNDGFVLSASGGLEPSLFTESRRELILSFIWENPSAISKEYPAYSKVAESWKSSDKYSENLMDFSKSLEKVRKKIRSLPEKGIRAWILDVLNSEGKDEKLAQFMRILSESVKNSSAEGEALRSLVLEQMRELQPDGEPRFRRIVGLASGEYYYSIMHKSPGKTQAKEIGIPYGEYLTFETGLLKKPLLAFLLCLLLFSIAANAFFSFFLLHPLERLYSGLELATEGDLQRELHPEAWDEIGSLADQFNRMIHSIRSGSDSESWHTTDLDSRNGPRASWKEIANKLKYTNSPQELRRMLVDLQNQTEPHPIRSKLILKLGLKIRDYKTAYLAAQELRSMGVVKDPEMLFILSYCAKKIGDLHEAIRLAEEVRSMLPQHTQNRLHLAEMYYHANRFVEAQALAIEIRREQGASPAVTKLLNAIEKKGA; translated from the coding sequence ATGGCTGTATTGACCTTCGCTAGCGTTAGCTATCTTACCGGATTCATTCTCTCCGGACTATGTGCTTTTTTTCTTTTGTATAGAAGAGAAAAGCTCGAAACGACTCAGCATCTTGGCTGGGTGTTTTTATATTGCGCTCTCTTGCAATTCTCCTTTTTGATCGGGACTTCCGTCTATCATCCTCTTTCATTTTTGCATAGATGGGTGTCTCTTCCATCTGCATTTCTGATCTTTTCGCATCTGAGCATTTATTTCTTTTTGCTCAATCCTCAGGCGACGGTTCGTACTGGACGGATCCTTTTAGGAGCGGGCTATTTTTTAGCATTAGCTATTTTGATCCTGCATATCGTAGGAACCATCTTCACTAAACCGGTTTATGATTTTTCAGGTGGAGTATTCGACGTTGTTCGCAAAACGGATGAGAAGATCATCGCTTGGATTGCGATCGTTTATTTATTCTCTATATTGATCTTCGGAGTTTGGAGAAGTTTCGAAGCGCATAGATTGGATGTTCGATTGATGGCTCTCTCCGTTTGGGTGCCTTTTCTTCTTCTTTTAGGAACAACGATCTTGTATCATTTCAAAGAGATCGCATTTCCGATCGATAGGGCAGTGGCTCTTTCTTTTTGGAATCCTATCTTCTTGATCGCTTTATTCTTGGCTTGGCTGATCCATTTAAGAGCCTCCGGAGAAGCTTTCAGTTTAAGATCTCCTATTCTACTCGGGATCGTATTACTACTATTATTTGTTTTTCAAGGAAGCAGTTGGCTCTTCTTGCAACCTGGATTGGATTCTTTCGGGGATACAGTAAGAGAAAGGTTGAAGGCTCAGGACCTTTCTTCCGATTCGTATTCTTTAACTGCTCAGAATAATGACGGATTCGTTCTTTCTGCATCGGGAGGTTTGGAGCCTTCTCTATTTACTGAATCCAGAAGAGAGTTAATACTCTCCTTTATTTGGGAAAATCCGTCCGCGATCTCAAAGGAGTATCCGGCTTACTCTAAGGTTGCTGAATCTTGGAAAAGCTCGGATAAATATTCGGAAAACTTAATGGACTTTTCCAAAAGCCTGGAGAAGGTTCGAAAGAAGATACGTAGTCTACCTGAAAAAGGGATCCGAGCTTGGATCTTAGATGTTTTGAATTCGGAAGGCAAAGACGAAAAACTGGCCCAATTCATGAGGATCCTATCCGAGTCGGTTAAGAACTCGTCTGCAGAAGGAGAGGCATTGCGTTCCTTAGTTCTGGAGCAAATGAGGGAATTACAGCCGGACGGCGAGCCGAGGTTCAGAAGAATTGTAGGCTTGGCTTCCGGAGAATATTATTATTCCATAATGCATAAATCTCCAGGAAAGACTCAGGCAAAGGAGATCGGGATCCCTTATGGAGAATATCTTACCTTCGAGACTGGACTTTTGAAAAAGCCACTTCTTGCATTCTTACTTTGCTTGCTCTTGTTTTCTATTGCTGCAAACGCTTTCTTCTCCTTTTTCTTATTGCATCCGTTGGAAAGATTATATTCCGGTCTGGAGCTCGCGACAGAAGGAGATTTGCAAAGAGAGCTTCATCCTGAGGCCTGGGACGAGATAGGAAGTCTTGCCGATCAATTCAATCGGATGATCCATTCTATTCGCTCCGGTTCAGATTCGGAGTCTTGGCATACAACGGATCTGGATTCCAGAAACGGTCCTCGTGCTTCCTGGAAAGAGATCGCCAACAAATTGAAATACACCAACTCTCCGCAAGAGTTGAGAAGAATGTTGGTCGATCTACAGAACCAAACAGAGCCTCATCCGATTCGATCCAAATTGATCTTAAAACTAGGACTGAAGATTCGAGATTATAAGACAGCGTATTTGGCCGCGCAAGAGTTGAGATCTATGGGAGTCGTAAAGGATCCCGAAATGCTTTTCATTCTTTCGTATTGCGCTAAGAAGATCGGAGATTTACATGAGGCCATTCGATTGGCAGAAGAGGTTCGCTCCATGCTTCCTCAACATACTCAGAATAGACTTCATTTGGCAGAAATGTATTACCATGCAAATCGCTTTGTAGAAGCTCAGGCTCTTGCAATCGAGATCAGAAGAGAACAGGGAGCTTCTCCTGCTGTTACGAAACTTCTGAATGCGATAGAAAAAAAAGGCGCATAG
- a CDS encoding LIC_10572 family protein: MANRRKPPRKSAGKKQDPSHKHQGGNRGQQQHKKRPDHGRSTRHQQQTVASKISETMKELPMKSSQPSGGSSAWVKIIGFIAVALILFFGYFIVREYLDKTPVYGKHGWDESAGDAVTWEDAVKYCSTRRKRLPDKEELKSFSKRADKKLKSIGVYWSTSPGDKGNYTTVNLSTGEYGSSDTSNKFAAICVK, from the coding sequence ATGGCGAATCGTCGTAAGCCCCCTCGCAAATCTGCCGGGAAAAAACAAGATCCTTCCCACAAACACCAAGGGGGAAACCGAGGCCAGCAACAACATAAGAAGAGACCGGATCACGGTCGTTCTACTAGACACCAGCAGCAAACAGTCGCCTCTAAGATCTCCGAAACTATGAAAGAGTTGCCGATGAAGTCTTCTCAGCCGAGTGGAGGGTCTTCCGCTTGGGTTAAGATCATCGGATTCATCGCAGTCGCATTGATCTTGTTCTTTGGATATTTTATCGTTCGTGAATATTTAGATAAAACTCCCGTTTACGGAAAGCATGGTTGGGACGAGTCTGCAGGAGACGCAGTCACTTGGGAAGACGCAGTTAAATATTGTTCTACTCGACGCAAAAGACTTCCGGACAAGGAAGAGTTGAAAAGCTTTTCTAAGAGAGCGGATAAGAAACTCAAATCGATCGGTGTATACTGGTCAACTAGTCCAGGCGATAAGGGAAATTACACCACAGTCAATCTGAGCACCGGAGAATACGGTTCCAGCGACACTTCCAATAAATTCGCTGCGATCTGCGTGAAATAA
- a CDS encoding homoserine dehydrogenase, with translation MQTIRIGLIGAGTVGTGVLKILSEESTRFEKEFGLSVQVHTICTRTPSKISSLLKNYPKAKITEDYKAVVGNPEIDLVLELVGGTTISEEIVLEALKSKQTVITANKALLSEKGEGIYRAAEENSTEIGFEAAVGGSIPIIRAIRNCLAGDRILGLYGILNGTTNFILSKMETEGLDYKEALALAQEKGFAEADPSFDVEGIDTAHKISILGSLAFGEKIPLQSIAIEGITKITRLDIAFASELGYRIKLLGLVRKLDGKVEARVQPVMIPKHHAFASVMNETNAVYYKTAFAGPGLIVGKGAGALPTASAVVSDLIFYGLRRGKNLPGEKNRFPKASISEANQTEARYYLRFNTLDQPGVLAEIAKDLGTNGVSISSVRQNESENEPVEVVVVTHPCVEASISASLGRIDALEVVLEPSVAIRLEDKL, from the coding sequence ATGCAAACGATTCGGATCGGATTAATAGGCGCAGGCACCGTTGGTACTGGAGTTTTAAAAATTCTTTCGGAGGAATCTACCAGATTCGAAAAAGAATTCGGCTTATCCGTTCAAGTACATACGATTTGCACGCGAACTCCTTCTAAGATTTCTTCCCTTTTAAAGAACTATCCCAAAGCAAAAATAACGGAAGATTACAAAGCAGTGGTAGGAAACCCCGAGATAGACCTGGTCTTGGAGTTGGTAGGAGGCACTACAATCTCCGAAGAGATCGTACTGGAAGCCCTTAAATCCAAACAAACTGTAATCACTGCAAACAAGGCTCTCCTCTCCGAAAAAGGAGAAGGTATTTATAGAGCCGCAGAAGAGAATTCTACCGAGATCGGATTCGAAGCAGCTGTGGGAGGTTCCATTCCAATCATTCGAGCGATCCGAAACTGCCTAGCAGGAGATAGAATTTTAGGACTTTACGGTATTCTAAATGGCACTACTAACTTCATTCTTTCCAAGATGGAAACGGAAGGTTTGGATTACAAAGAGGCATTGGCTCTCGCTCAAGAGAAGGGCTTTGCCGAGGCGGATCCAAGCTTCGATGTCGAAGGCATAGATACCGCTCACAAAATCAGTATACTCGGGTCCTTGGCCTTCGGGGAGAAAATTCCTTTACAGAGCATTGCAATCGAGGGAATAACAAAGATTACGCGATTGGATATCGCCTTTGCCTCCGAACTAGGATACAGGATCAAGTTATTAGGACTCGTCCGAAAACTGGACGGAAAGGTAGAGGCAAGAGTGCAACCCGTGATGATCCCCAAACATCATGCATTTGCAAGTGTGATGAATGAAACAAACGCAGTGTATTACAAGACAGCGTTTGCAGGTCCGGGTTTGATTGTAGGAAAAGGAGCGGGAGCTCTTCCTACTGCATCTGCAGTGGTTTCTGATTTGATCTTTTACGGACTCAGAAGAGGCAAAAATCTTCCGGGAGAAAAGAACAGATTCCCAAAGGCATCCATATCGGAAGCGAACCAAACAGAAGCGAGATATTATCTCAGATTTAATACCTTGGATCAACCCGGTGTTTTGGCCGAAATCGCAAAAGATTTAGGAACGAACGGAGTTTCTATTTCTTCTGTACGGCAAAATGAATCCGAAAACGAACCGGTAGAAGTAGTGGTGGTCACTCATCCGTGTGTGGAAGCCTCTATTTCAGCCTCCTTAGGCAGGATAGACGCGTTAGAGGTGGTTTTAGAACCTTCTGTCGCAATCCGGCTTGAAGATAAGCTATAA
- a CDS encoding STAS domain-containing protein, which yields MAKTEFEGLFIETSKTSVGDKDLLVVTMNGKVTNTNAFEISRKINFVFDEGIYEIILDLSSLEYINSVGVATLLTLIKTVDQHNGKIVIGGLNHFLENVIRLMELPKKVAIYHTLEEAKAVFK from the coding sequence ATGGCAAAAACGGAATTCGAAGGCCTGTTCATAGAAACAAGTAAAACATCGGTGGGAGACAAGGACCTCTTAGTCGTCACCATGAACGGGAAAGTAACGAACACGAACGCTTTCGAGATCTCCAGAAAGATCAATTTCGTTTTCGACGAAGGGATTTACGAGATCATCCTGGATCTATCTTCTTTAGAATATATCAATAGTGTGGGAGTTGCCACCTTACTTACTTTGATCAAAACGGTGGATCAGCATAACGGAAAGATCGTTATCGGTGGCTTGAACCATTTCTTAGAGAATGTGATCCGATTGATGGAGCTCCCTAAAAAAGTGGCCATCTATCATACTTTAGAAGAAGCAAAAGCGGTTTTCAAATAA
- a CDS encoding phosphopantothenoylcysteine decarboxylase: MDKYSKIIISSGPTREWIDPVRFISNASSGKMGFCLAEKATSLGIEVVYVRGLTEAQYSNPKGARVVKVETTEEMKDAVLKEIQSSSILIMAAAPADFRPKNSNDSKIKKEEGSDTLTIELVKNPDILLSVNEKVVSQNLKHILRVGFSAETHLLDQNATGKLQRKNLDFIVGNYVGKDSKGFGDLDTSVIVYGREGSRKEMGPASKEVIASQILDYLNINLKEGQLS; the protein is encoded by the coding sequence TTGGATAAATATTCAAAAATTATAATAAGCTCAGGTCCTACTAGAGAATGGATCGATCCTGTACGCTTTATTTCCAACGCTTCTTCTGGAAAGATGGGCTTTTGTCTCGCGGAGAAGGCGACTAGCCTTGGGATCGAAGTGGTTTATGTGAGAGGATTGACAGAAGCCCAGTATTCCAATCCAAAAGGTGCAAGAGTAGTAAAGGTCGAAACTACTGAAGAAATGAAGGACGCTGTCTTAAAGGAAATCCAATCTTCTTCTATTTTGATCATGGCAGCGGCTCCTGCAGATTTTCGTCCTAAGAACTCGAATGATTCCAAGATAAAAAAAGAAGAAGGGAGCGATACTCTTACCATTGAGTTGGTAAAGAATCCGGATATTCTCCTTTCGGTGAATGAGAAAGTGGTTTCTCAAAATTTGAAACATATACTGAGAGTGGGATTCTCTGCGGAGACTCATCTTCTGGATCAGAATGCTACAGGAAAACTGCAGAGAAAGAATTTGGACTTTATCGTAGGAAATTACGTAGGCAAGGACTCGAAAGGATTTGGGGACTTAGATACCAGCGTAATTGTTTATGGAAGAGAAGGCTCTCGAAAAGAAATGGGCCCCGCTTCTAAAGAAGTGATCGCATCTCAAATTTTAGATTATCTGAATATAAATTTGAAAGAAGGACAATTGTCTTAA
- a CDS encoding phosphopantothenoylcysteine decarboxylase — translation MEKKDILIAVSGSIAAFRACELVRNLVKDGYPVSVIMTEHATKFIGPITFEALTGKKVQVDEYEHGMAHIDARNRAAVIAVVPATANIIAKMANGIADDLVTSTYLAAKCPVLVAPAMNPNMFTHPSTQRNLARLKEDGVIILDPQEGVVVCGDEGYGKLADVPVMQKKIIEYYNKSSK, via the coding sequence ATGGAAAAGAAGGATATTCTAATCGCAGTCAGCGGTAGCATCGCAGCGTTTCGCGCTTGCGAGTTGGTTCGTAATCTAGTCAAAGACGGATATCCTGTCTCCGTGATCATGACGGAACATGCCACAAAGTTTATCGGTCCTATTACATTCGAGGCTCTAACCGGCAAAAAGGTCCAGGTAGACGAATATGAGCACGGAATGGCGCATATAGACGCTCGAAATCGGGCCGCTGTAATTGCTGTTGTTCCCGCAACTGCAAACATTATTGCGAAAATGGCAAACGGGATCGCAGACGATCTTGTAACTTCTACCTACCTTGCTGCGAAGTGTCCGGTGTTAGTGGCTCCAGCAATGAATCCGAATATGTTCACCCATCCTAGTACTCAGAGAAATCTGGCCCGTTTGAAAGAAGACGGCGTCATTATTCTGGATCCGCAGGAAGGAGTGGTGGTTTGCGGGGATGAAGGCTACGGTAAACTCGCCGACGTTCCTGTAATGCAAAAGAAGATCATAGAGTACTATAACAAATCCTCTAAATAA
- a CDS encoding hemolysin family protein: protein MDVIGFFVILLLIFANGFFVSAEFALVSIRPSRLEEMIRDNRPLAVITKKAATMLNDMLSVCQVGITIASLLLGWVGEGYLSSWILPIFHYAGYPDSDVTAHGVAVAISFALITFLHILLGELLPKTVAIQKTETLALVTSVPIFFFYYLFFPITFFLNGMTSFLLRRIGFKEDSHRIIHSPEELMILIQEQNKQGNIDQEEFQIIQNTFQFSEHLAKDVMTHRLSIVGIPADTTMDGVLSVIAEHHFSRYPVYEGTTDNIVGIIHVQAFLAWLSESKRNKKSKVTSIMQPPIVVPEGMSIEKILQKLRTAKQHMAIVIDEYGGVSGLLTMEDIVEEVFGQIRDETDDHETDPVPSHSPDAFDIDGETELDELKEILTGIQDEELNDIRTIAGFILDKLEDIPKEGTEVKIPEGILTVEKMDGNKIMTVRFTRLSRPSSFAI from the coding sequence ATGGACGTGATTGGATTTTTTGTTATTCTTCTCCTTATCTTTGCCAATGGATTCTTCGTGTCCGCAGAATTCGCATTGGTCTCGATCCGACCTTCTCGTTTGGAGGAAATGATTCGAGACAATCGACCTTTGGCAGTGATCACCAAGAAAGCTGCGACAATGTTAAACGACATGCTTTCCGTATGCCAGGTGGGGATTACCATCGCAAGTCTGTTGCTTGGTTGGGTGGGAGAAGGTTACCTTTCTAGTTGGATCCTTCCTATCTTTCATTACGCAGGGTATCCTGATTCGGATGTGACTGCGCATGGTGTAGCAGTCGCGATTTCTTTTGCTCTCATTACTTTCTTGCATATACTCTTGGGAGAACTTCTTCCTAAGACGGTAGCGATCCAAAAGACCGAAACTCTTGCGTTGGTCACAAGTGTTCCTATATTCTTTTTTTATTATCTATTCTTTCCGATTACATTTTTCTTGAATGGAATGACTTCGTTCCTATTGAGGCGAATCGGTTTCAAGGAAGATTCGCATAGGATCATTCATTCTCCCGAAGAATTGATGATCTTAATCCAGGAACAGAATAAACAAGGGAATATAGATCAGGAAGAATTCCAGATCATCCAAAATACATTCCAGTTTTCCGAGCATCTTGCTAAGGATGTGATGACTCATCGTTTGAGCATAGTTGGGATCCCTGCTGATACAACTATGGATGGAGTGCTTTCTGTCATCGCTGAGCATCACTTCTCTCGTTATCCTGTCTACGAAGGAACAACGGATAATATCGTCGGTATTATACATGTTCAGGCATTTCTCGCCTGGCTTTCCGAATCCAAGAGAAATAAGAAGTCCAAGGTGACTTCTATTATGCAACCTCCTATCGTTGTTCCCGAGGGAATGTCTATAGAAAAGATCCTACAAAAACTTAGGACTGCCAAGCAACACATGGCTATCGTCATAGACGAGTACGGCGGTGTTTCCGGGCTTTTGACTATGGAAGATATAGTCGAAGAAGTTTTTGGTCAGATCAGGGATGAGACCGACGATCATGAAACGGATCCAGTGCCTTCTCATTCTCCGGATGCTTTTGATATAGATGGTGAAACCGAGTTGGATGAACTTAAGGAGATCCTAACCGGAATCCAAGATGAAGAATTGAACGATATTCGTACTATCGCAGGTTTCATTTTGGATAAGTTGGAAGATATTCCGAAAGAAGGAACAGAGGTCAAGATCCCTGAAGGTATTCTTACCGTAGAGAAAATGGACGGAAATAAGATCATGACTGTTCGCTTTACTCGACTTTCCAGACCTTCTTCCTTTGCGATTTAA